The genome window ttttctccttaatttacatgcagccggcattcgttatctgtgcctgcgctaactcctataccaaggtggcgtccggcacgcgtcacgctggaaatgtgcgtgcgcacccaagacgccatcttggatgtcggagaggctgtgtagcactgaaacaacgggagctacacggcccaatttagcgcccatagtctcaagataaggggtcggccatttaggactgagatgaagaaaaatttcttcactcagatggttgtgaatctttggaattctctaccccagagggctgtggctgttcagtcattgaatatgttcaaggctgaaacagattgatttttggactctaggggaatcaagggatatggggattgggcaggaaagtggagttgaggtggaagaccagccatgatcttattgaatggcggagcaggcttcaggggctgtgtggcctagtcctgcgcctatttcttatgttcttattataaaGACTAAGTGGCAAAGAGCAAAGCAATGGGATTAGGTGGCGAGCTCTTTCagagatccggcacaggcacgacaggccgaatggcctccatctgtgctgtaaagttcgaCGACTTTGGGCGTTTCCCAACTTGGTGCATTATATACTGTAACATTCCTGCCGAGAGTAGCGGTTTCCCATCTGCTGAGATAAAACCTCGCTTCTCCCAAATAGGCGGGTACTCTGAGTGAATCACACACATACATTGAATCTGAATGGAGGTTGTATGGTCTGGGGAACTCAGCTGGGTGACTTATGACATACACCACTGCCGCAAGCTCGGCAGCTTGTGCAGATAAAGTTGGGGTAATTTAACTGCGCTCTCTagtcctccccactcccctcgaTCGATGCAGCAGCCAGTTCTACGTTCTCCCTGCTCTACACGGCTGGAGTTATCTATTAAAAATGTGCATAGCTTCTTCTGAGGGGTGTTCCCCTGCTAGTATTGGACTGAGCCCCTCATTTCCTGTTTCTACTTGACGAGTGTGGGTCTCTCCCTGGTACAACAAGTTCCCTGCCAATTGAGGTAGGTCTAGATTATGGTGAACTTGTAAATCTCTTCCCTGTAGTAACAATGTCCACCGGGCTAGACATTTGATACTGATCCGACTTTTAGTCTTCCCTCTAGCAACAACTCGGTAGAAGTGTGGCTTGTTAACAGGTGCAGGGGCACTAGCCCTGCTGTACACTTGAAGTGTTTCACTGCCCGAAAGGTTGCTAAAAGGTATTTTTCACATGTGGGGTAATTTACTTCCACGAGGATGAGTACTCTTGGCCTTTGTTTGTCATGAGTCTTTTGGGTGGGTACTGCTGATGTGGCATACTCTGAAGCTGCTACCCTCAAATAAATGGGTTTGCCCTCATCTGCTGCGCACAACACTGGTGCCTTCTGTGAGGCCGCCTTTAGTTTGGTGAATGCCTCCGTACAAGCGGGTGTCCATTCCCATTCCACATTTTTCTTTAACAGTGCACATAATGGGGCACTGAGGGTTGTGGAATCTTCTACAAAATCTCGGCAATACCCTATGAATCCTGAAAATGATCTGACTCCACTCACAGAATTAGGGAGTGGTACATCTGCTACAGCTATTACTCTAGCTGTGTCAACGCCTCGTTCCCCTTCACTGATTGTTACTCCCTAAAAGGTTTCTGCTGATTGAGCTATCTGAGTTTTCTTGGGCTTTACCTTAAACCCTTCTTCCCTTAACAGAGCCAGCAATTCATCTAACAATGGCAAATGTGTTGGATGTCTGGGCTGTGTAACAACAGGTCGTCCACATATTGCACCAAATATTCTGGCCTACCGAATCTCTTAGGGCTTCTGGCTATCATTTGGTGGAATATCGATGGTGAGTTGTGAAACCCTTGGGGCAGACATGTCCAAGTGTACTGCTGATCCTTAAAAGTAAAGGCAAACCTGTGCTGCTCCTTTTGTACCAGCGGGATTGACCAAAATCCATTCAATATGTTCAATATGAACACATGTGATCCATCATCAGCCCCTCTGGAGCTGATACTACCGTTGGGGCACATTTATTCACACATTATTTGTCTGTAATCAATTGTTAATCGCCAGGACCCGTCTGGCTTTTTAACTGGCCAAATTGGTGAAATGGTTCCCATGGCTGTTGGCCTCAGGACTTCATGTTGGAGTAGAGAAGTTATAGCCTTTTCTACTTACGGTTCGGCTTCCCCTGGATAGCTATACTGATCGACTGGTCCAGGCAATACTTCTCCACTCATTTCTACCTCTGTAGCTATCCTtccacaatcatgtttatgttTTGCAAAGGATTCAACATTTTTCCACAATATGTCCTGAATCGCTTTTGAGTTTGATTCAAATATTTCATTCAAATTATGCTTAGCTCCACTACTGATACGACATAGCTTTTCCCAGACGGGGAGGCATAACACCTTTACCTCGTCCGGTTCACCTGGCATTTGCCACATCATGTGGTTACTCAAATCTACCGCGAGCCCCTTTGTTTTCATTAAGTCTGCCCCCAAAACTCCTCCATCTTTGAGATCCAATAGGATGCAACACCATGGTATTATTTGGGTTCCTATTTTCAGGGGCCTGGGTATTGATTCGCATCCTCGCTGCGAGTGTCCCGTGAACCCACTTAACCTTGAGGGCTCCCCTGTTGACCGGGgggatcttttttttttattcgttcatgggatgtggacgtcgctggtgaggccagcatttattgcccatccctaattgctgtcgaagaagccttggcgagttgctgcagtgcatcctgtggatggtacacactgcaaccacagtgcgccagtggtgaagggagtgaatgtttagggtggtggatggggtgccaatcaaatgggctgctttgtcctggatggtgttgagcttcttgagtgttgttggatctgcactcatccaggcaagtggagagtattccatcaaactcctgacttgtgccttgtagatggtggaaaagctttggggagtcaggaggtgagtcactcactgcagagcacccagcctctgacctgctcttgtagccacagtatttatgtggctgatccagttaagtctctggtcaatggtgacccccccggatgttgatggtggtggattcggtgatggtaatgccgttgaatgtcaaggggaggtggttagactctctcttgttggagatggtcattgcctggcacttgtctggcacgaatgttacttgccacttatcagcccaagcctggatgttgcccagatcttgctgcatgtgggcacggactgcttcattatctgaggggttgcgaatggaactgaacactgtgcaatcgtcagcgaacatccccatttctgaccttatgatgaagggaaggtcattgatgaagcagctgaagatggttgggcctaggacactgccctgaggaactcctgcagcaatgtcctggggccgaaatgattggcctccaacaaccactaccattttcctttgtgctaggtattactgcagccactggagagttttccccctgattcccattgacttcaattttactagggctccttggtgccagactcagtcaaatgctgccttgatgtcaagggaagtcactctcacctcacctcacctctggaattcagctcttttgttcatgtttggaccaaggctgtaatgaggtctggagcccagtggtcctggcggaacccaaactgagcatcggtgagcaggttattggtgagtaagtgccgcttgatagcactgttgacgacaccttccattactttgctgatgattgagagtagattaatggggcggtaattggccggattggatttgttgaCACTACTGTTCTTGACACTCCTGTATCCACCAACGATGTTTTAATCTCTTCCTTAATCCCTATGCGCACACACGGTCAGCCATATCTGTCATACACTAGAGAGCAGAGAGGCTCGGTTTTAGCACTATCTCAGTTCTACGGAGGGTACTGAGGGGTTGAAACTCTCCTTTCTACAAGCGTCTATACATTCTCTCAttccttgagctaatttctgctgatCAGGATGTAAGATTTTAACATCAGCCTGCTCCCTTTGTCTTCCTCCCTGGGGTTTCTGTAAACTTGGGCGACCCTGATAGCCTCCTGGGCTTTCCTTGGGTTGTAATCTACAATCCCGGGCCATGTGTCCTAACTTTCCACAGTTATAACATTTCATCTTATATTGTGATATTGGCGGACCCCTGAGTAGTCCCTCATTTCTCCATGGTTacatttttttctcttccatGGTACAGGGTTTGCTCGTTCCCATTGATTTCCTATTATCATGCTTGATTATCACCTTTTGTTTTGTCCTATCTTCATTTGCCTTATTGTCTCCTACATCAAACGCTTCTAATGCTGCCTGTaggtagttgtaaacaattttacaacaccaagttatagtccagcaattttattttaaattcacaagctttcggaggcttcctccttcgtcaggtacaaACTGCCTGTAGGTAGGGTTGTGCATGGCTGATCAATGTCCTGAGCCATTGCTCACAGGCTGGGCTAGCTTGTGTGTTCATGTCCCCTAGAATCAAGCTGGGACCGTATACACAGTCATAATGCTGCCATAATCTATTGGCATACATTTCTGGGTGCTCTATTGGCTTCTGTCGGCAACAAGTTAGACTCTCCGCTGGATCCCCTCAATTAAAACCTATTGCTGTCAATACTGACTCCTGTGTTTGAGCCCAAGTGGCCGTTCCCGTCTTTCTATCTTCGGGAAGGACACTAAACACTGTAGATCCCAGTGTGCACAGCAATAATTTCACTTCCTCTGTCTCATCCATTCCACTGATTGATCCTACCTGTTCTACCTTTGCAAAGTGCTTCATTACATCCCCCTTCCCGTCAAACTTGGCTATGGGCTTTGCCATTTCCTGTAGTTGTTTACTATCATGTACAACCTCGTATATTCTATCAGCTGCACCCTATACACCATCGTGTTCCACCACGTACCTTATCTGGCACATTGGACACAAAGCAGGATCTCTAGCCTCTGGGTGGAAACCATCTCCTGTACTCTCGCCTGGGTGGTATTGGCTGACCTCATAGTTCATGCCTGGCCAGTCCAGTTAtttcatcactatcctcctctacCTGTTTAATGGCACATATGGATCCCTTGTTTGGCCTTTAATTCCTTCTCTAGTTCTGCTATCCTACTATTACATTGTCTATGGGAAGTTGTGTTATTTTCCCCACGGTTTTCTCGGTTTATACTCATTTGTATTCTAACATCTCTTTCTTGTTCACTTTGGTGACACTTATGTTCCAAATCATAACTTTTTTGTTTTAGTTCCTCTAATTCATTGTGTTTCGTTAGGGCTTTTGACCAGTGATACTCTACATGACCTTCTAACAGCTGTTTTTTAAGTCCATTTTCCGTACATTGCTCTTTTAATTCTACCTCTATTCTGTTTGCACCCTCCCTGGCTTTCTCTAGTTCCTTGCTGAGGCGATTAACTGTTTCTACTAAGTCCTGGCATCGCTTATCGTTGTCGACATTTCTTTTACTTAGTACTCATAACCATACCACTTTGGCTTGTTTCTTTCTGAGTGACCTGTCACCTAACCGTTCCTCCGCCCTGTCCCAGGCTGAGACATTCTGTGTTATAAcattcctatctctctctccgatgtgTTTTGTCACATAAGTTTTAATGGTCTCTTCCATTTTATTTCCCTATCAGCTGCTACGTACACTGACTTTACTCCACAAGCTCCATTCTATCACCGCACAGTCAAAATAGGTCTGTCAAATATATGAGGTGACTACTATTATTCTTTTTCAAAGTTATCCATTAGGTCCCTGTTTGGGCACCAGATTTCTGTAGGGTTTATCACTACACAATTCAAACCTATCGGTGTCCAAGGGTCGTTGAACTCTAGACAGTAAATTTTGGAAAATAAATACACGAACAAATCGCTGTAAGACTaaacacaattttatttaaatgattGGTACAAATTCATATAACCTCCGCAGTAGAGAGTGATCATTGAGTTTACTGGGTGATCAATCCGCTGCGCTCAAGGCTGTTGCTTCTTCTTTGATGTTATAGCTCTTTGACTGCAATCGTAGTAAAAGAAAGTGAGCTTTTCCTGTGAGGTCTTATATACTGTTTCATAACAAGGCGTTGTAGAACTGGGGGAGGTATCACCCATGTCTTGTTAGgcttcgatgtggagatgccggtgatggactggggtgtacaaatgtaaggaatcttacaacaccaggttatagtccaacagttttgtttgaaaatcacaagctttcggaggctttctccttcgtcaggtgagtcacctgagaaagcctccgaaagcttgtgattttcaaataaaactgttggactataacctggtgttgtaagattccttacatttgttaggCTTCAACCACCAGcagacctcaatgattgacaatttaggctttgatcattagCATATCTCAATGACAGTTAAGTCAATTAAAACTAAATGCCATGATCTCCTATGGCAGACAATGTGTCCTGTTGGTGCTTCACACTTGTATTGTCTAATCATTCTGCATGTTGGAGACTTGACTACCCTCATTGTCTCTTGATGGACTGGTGTGATGTTGTATCTTGTGGTCTGTTGCTCCCTTTATCTCATCAATGGTTTTTGCATATCAAAATCCTATTAGAGGACTTCTGGTAGTTTCTATTTGCagtttttaaattaattgtttaaatgtAATGTTGAAAATCTATCTATCAGTTTCTGCCTCTCCATTGTTCCGGCTAGTCTCTGATATTAACACATCTCAGAAGAACAAATCttgtgatacatattaatgatttggacttaaatgtaggggacatgattaagaagtttacagatgatacaaaaattggccatgtggttgatagtgaggaggaaagctgtagactgcaggaagatatgaatggactggtcaggtgggcagaaaagtggcaaatggaattcaacccggagaagtgtgaggtaatgcatttggggagggcaaacaaggcaagggagtacacaataaatgggaggatactgaaaggtgtagaggaaatgagggaccttggtgtgcatgtccactgatccctgaaggtagcaggacaggtagataaggtgactaagaaggcatatggaatactttcctttattagctgaggcatagaatataggagcagggaggttatgctggaactgtatgaaacactgtttaggccacagcttgagtactgcgtacagttctggtcaccacattacaggaaggatgtaattgcactagcgagggtacagatgagatttacgaggatgttgccaggactggagaattttagctatgaggaaagattggataggctggggtcattctctttggaacagaggaggctgaggggtgatttaattgagatgtacaaaattatgagggccctagatagagtggataggaaggacccattttccttagtagagaggtcaataaccatagatttaaagtggttggtagaaggattagaggggagctgaggaaacttATTTTCATCCAAAGGGTGGtgagagtctggaactcactgctgaaagggtggtagaggcagaaaccctcaactcatttaaaaagtacctggatatgcacctgaagtgctgtgacttacaaggctacagaccaagtgctggaaagtaggattaggctgggtggctcattttcagccagcacggcacgatgggccgaatggcctccttctgtgccgtagattttctatgattctatgattctaagaaaatGGGATGCCTTCCACACGCTATGTGGATTAGGGCTGAGTTGTCTGCCTTCATTGTACCGGCTAAGTTCCAATGTTTTTACAAGTCAAAAACTTATTCTGCAGGTTTAAGGGACAAAATTTCCCTTTCCCTGAATGTCCAACGTTTCGAATTCACAATTTCATAAGGGGTTACCCTATCTTGCAGTGTCTTTAGTGTACAGACGCACAAGAATGTTCAACTCCACGGTGCAAAAAGGCTCTCAAATCTCACAACACAGACACAAAGAGGAAGCATCGGGTAAAATGTATTTAATGCACTTGCACCACATATTGTTACAGTATATAAAATTTGGCTCAGTGGGGTACTCCAAAGTGTTGTGAGAGTTTATGTGGTATGGGGCAGAATAAGGTAATTACAGAGAATTGCAGTGGCATTTGTAAcagaaatgaagcatttttgtgtGTTAGTTTATGGATTGCTTTCTTTATTGGCCACACAGCAAATGTCATTGAAATTCAGAGCCTAAAGTGTAGCACGCAACAGGAGCGTAGGGCTGAGAGGCACAGGTGCTTCCTGACCACATGATGGCACATCATGCACACCAAGTGCTCAGCCGGCCTCAGCACCTGATAACATGGGTCACCTGCAGCTGGcgctgaccattgcattatcagttCCATCATTTGCAAAACCTCGCTATTTCCTTGTTAATCTTTCTCTAGGTTAGTGCAGCACTTTTTGTGTATGTTTCTAACAATTCCTACTTTTCTCTTCTCCATACATATTCTGTGCTGCTCCTTGTGACTTATATGTGTTCTCTTTTTTAAGCCATGCAACTTGTTCCGGTCCTCTGGGTATAGCAATTGAGACACTCTTGTCAGTAAGATATTGCCACACTTGCCACCTCCTTTGCATATTTGGTGGTTTGTCTACACCATCAGAAATGTGTTTGTGTACTGTATTACAGAAGTTGTCAGCACTTGAAGAGCCTCAAGGTTAAACCAATATTTTCTCACTTGTTTATCCACTTTTAACAAGCGATGATATTTCTACAGGTTAAACACTTCATTAGCTATTTGAGAAGTGTTAACCACTCATGATTGCCGATGCTTTTGCATGGTTGCTTGTTTTTGGTTGCTGCTAACAAATTCACACAAAGAAATTCCACCTTTCAAAAAAGCACGTTCCCACAATTTCATTAGTAATTCATTAATTACACTTTAAAACagaagggcgctaaattgggccatgtagcgcctgttgtttcggcacatgtttccagcatgatgtgcgccgaatgccatcttggtataggagtttgcgcaggcgcagataatgaacgctggaatcatgtaaagtagggagaaaatggcttcaatcagtgagcaacgccgatttaaagtgatagacaccattttgggactcaacgcacagtcttaaccccgaccatctgaacgtgtcttagagtgcctggaggacccccgactagcgctatttaaaggcaccatgcaggatttacaggttggtggctgaattattgcttctggctgccgagacatttgaactgcttttggaggtctcctcgacttgaatattaggacgtggggacatagcctaacatttagagccaggatgtgccagagtgaagttaggaaatgcttctacacgcaaagggtgggagacgtttggaacactcttctgcaaatggcagttgatgttagctcacttgtgaatgttaaatctgagattgatagatttctgtgaaccaagggtattaagggatatggggctaaggcgggtatatggagttaggtcacaggtcaaccatgatctcattgaatggtggaacaggcttgaggggctagatgccactgccacttgctgtgggtgtgcggtttgcaacagtggtaatgtgtaaaggtgagatGAAGCATTTGGTTGGAAGAGTCGAGtaatgatggaaagagtttgttggtatgtgggtgataggggggtatagtgcgtggtccagttggtaggagatgccacttgacatttgacctcactcaccttgaccactcatgtcaaagcattgaacttcttcctgcactgcatccatgtttgtgatgCTATGCGCctagcattgacttcgtcccttgctgccttccactgccttttgggtatatgtctggagggcctcttgcctccgccccccccccatggaTATCTGTCCactaaggtctctagtgcatcacagccctggtaccaactcaaatcggcagattggtgcggtctggcatacagattggaggttgtgggatttagtagtgtgcaacctttattcaatgttttaacataactcatcagtgtgtaaacataggtatgggacctgcatctgtgttttacgtgtgcgatgtctgatctcagttcagactccgtgcagacagtagactgttattttcagtgaataacaggtaccagctacctttaagagatttctaagaaacaacctccctttaagagattgcactccccctgctggtggaaagtgagaattgcattgaatcaatgtgcaaggcctggaatggaatgctgattgcagatgAGTCCTTGGGCCAGCCAAAATtcttgtcctgcctgtgcaggggtcattgggtgcaGGGTAATAGTGTATCACACTACCATACCCATAAACGGTCTTTAACCAATTCTTCCCCCTACATTTCTTCTATTTTTGATTGAGAGAAAAGTCAAGCCCATGATTTCAGCAAATGGGATTAGTTTCTTCAAAGCTTATGAGTCtgggtgtcagtcttggctcagtggtagtcttcacatccttcccatattggagccccactccagaggcgtgagtacataatctaggctgacactcccagtacagcactgagggagagctgcactgtcggaggtgctatttttcggatgagacattaaaccaagacgcatctgccctctcaggtgtatgtaaaacatcccaaggcaccgtTCGAAGAAGAATATAAgagttctcccggtatcctggtCAAAGCTTATCCATCGTCAACACCAAAAAACGAAGATCTGGTTgcttatttcactgctgtttgtgggaccttgctgtgcacaaattggccgccgcctttcctacattacaatagtgactacatttcaaaagtacttaattggctgtgaaacgctttgggatgtcatgaaaggtactatataaatgcaagttctttctttcatgtttTCATTTCCTAATTCTAATGAAGTATTGGTCTCTTCGCCAAAGGCACTTCCTTTAGAGGCTGACCAAACAATTTACAAATTAGCAGTACTTCAGTTAAAGGATGTTAACAGCGGAGAGATCACAAGAGCTTAACTGAGAGGTGCTATATTAGATAAATTTCTCTTGCTTTGTTTCTTGAGAAAACAATCTTCTGCTTGAAGCTAACTGTACAAAGTAACAGGACTAAATGATCCAAATGATGCTCACCAATACAAGTGTGGATCAGAATCGGACCCTTCATACTTCTACCCCAGTGGTAAATGCGGTGGCCTGTGTTGTTCTTGGTCTGGCATGTCTTGTTGGAGTACCGGGGAACTTGATCGTGATCTGGACTATTCTTTGTAACATTAAGCAACGATCTCCCACCATTGTGGTCATTTTAAACCTGGCTGTGGCAGATTTTGTGGTCCTCGTCACTTTGCCATTTTGGATTTACTTTCTCGCTGATGCGTGGGTTTTTGGAATCCCTTTCTGGAAAGTCACAAGTTGCTTAATCTTCTCGTCCATGTACGCCAGTGTGTTCTTCATCACGGTGATGAGTGTTGAGCGCCTGGTGGGCGTGCTCTATCCGTTTACTACTCAGAAATGGTGGAAGAAGGTAACAGTCATTAAAGTAGTCATTGGCATTTGGGTTTCAGCTTTGCTTCTTGCTATACCTGATGTGACACTTGAGATCAAATTGGATGCAAACGGGCGTCCACGTAAAAGGATTTACTCATCCGATCAGCACGAGGTGGGAATTCTTCTGTTGCAAACCATGGTGGGTTTTCTCATTCCCTTtatcacactgtctgtctcttaCAGCTGTGTTTCTAAAAGAATAAAACAAATGACCTTTCGAACTAAAAACAAATCGGGAATGTTGATTGCCAGGGTTGTGATCACCTTCGTCATTTGCTGGCTTCCTTATCACACAGGAAACATCATTAAAACTTCTTCACTGTTG of Heptranchias perlo isolate sHepPer1 chromosome 16, sHepPer1.hap1, whole genome shotgun sequence contains these proteins:
- the LOC137333297 gene encoding leukotriene B4 receptor 1-like, producing the protein MIQMMLTNTSVDQNRTLHTSTPVVNAVACVVLGLACLVGVPGNLIVIWTILCNIKQRSPTIVVILNLAVADFVVLVTLPFWIYFLADAWVFGIPFWKVTSCLIFSSMYASVFFITVMSVERLVGVLYPFTTQKWWKKVTVIKVVIGIWVSALLLAIPDVTLEIKLDANGRPRKRIYSSDQHEVGILLLQTMVGFLIPFITLSVSYSCVSKRIKQMTFRTKNKSGMLIARVVITFVICWLPYHTGNIIKTSSLLARNSNSELAKKLDKVYQTMNDAAGALAFISSCINPILYAFAARSFKNGFKASNLASVFEQMNSSFKEKRDKGMNDTEHRSESINML